The Phycisphaerales bacterium sequence GGGACCTGCAGCAGGCCGTCAACAAGCGGCTGGAGATCGCGGGCGACGAGATGGCCGACGAGGCCGTGCAGCTCTACGAGAAGTTCAAGCAGGGGCAGTCCGAGCTGAAGGTTTTCCGGATCAAAGCGGGGGCCAAGATCGGGGTGACGGCAATCCTGGTCGCCGGGGGCGCGGCGGTGTCGGTGCTGAGCTCGGGGGCGCTGACGCCGCTTGGGATCGTCGGCATCGTGAAGGGCGGGGTGACGATCGCGCAAGAATGCGTGAAGCTGGCGATCGACGCGGACAAAATGGCGAAGCTGATCCAGGCCGAGCTGATCGTACTGAAGAAGATCATGCAGCAGGACCTGGCCAACGCGACCAAGGCGCAGAAGGTCAAGCAGGGCGCCAAGGAGATTGGCCTGAACGTCGCGAGCAAGGTGGTGGGCATCGAAGGGCCGTCGCTGAAGAACTGTACGGGCCACGTGGCGGTGCACAAGGTGAAGATCGCGGAGCTGGAGAAGAAGTCGCGCGGCCTTTCGGAGAAGATCTACGAGGCGATGGATGTGCAGGAGGCGTGGTCGAAGAAGTTCGATCAGGCGAAGAAGACGCTGCCGGCGCAGAAAGTGGGCAAGGTCTCGGTCAAGCTGGCGGAGGTGGAGAAGGCGCTGGACAAGATCATCCAGGCGACGGTGAAGACCAACGAGGCGATCAACCGTGCCGAGGCGCGCCAGAAGGCGTACGAGGACGCGCTCAAGAAGATGAAGGACGGGCTGCCGGATGCGATCAAGTACGTGGACATGGCCGTGGGACTCGGGCTGGACATCGCGACGGCGATCGTGGACAGCAGTTCGGCCGTGGAGCTGGCGTACGGCATCGTGTCGGCGGCGGAGCAGACGACACAGGACCTGGTGAACGAGTTGGCGTGAGCGGCACGTGGCGCTCGCACCAGGAAGCCACCGAGATGAGGACATCTCGGTGGCACGGGCAAAAAGACAACCGGCCATCCCTGCGGGGATGGCCGGTCGACGTTTCCTTCACAGGTTCCGTAGGGGGCCGCGTCAAACGGCTCCGTCGAGCACGTCTTAGCGACGCAGCCCTCGAGTACAGTCACAATTCGTCACTGGATCACCTCCTTCTGCAAGAGCCCTTTCGGCCGCCGCGACCCTGTACGGGGCCGCCGCCGAACTCTTACCCCGCGGGCCGTCACCCGCGGCACATCGCCCGATTCCGTCGGCCGTCGTGGCCCAGCAGAAGCGGTCGTCACGAGGCCTTGCCGCCGTACCGGGTTTTCCCGGGATGTGGCCGGCTCGGCCGCGTGATACTCAAGTGTCGAGAATGAGTACGTTCGAGGGTTGGAAATAGTTTCGAGAATTTGGGGTTGGGGGATAGGTCCCATAGGTCTGACGGGGATGCCTTACTCGGATTCGAAGGGCTTGAAGGAACCCTTAGCGGCTTCCTGGTCGAGGTACTTCTGGAAGTCGCCCATTTTGTAGCTGATGTAGATGAATGCGTGGTGGAGGGTGAGCCACTCAATGTCGGTGGGGTCCTCCTTGAGGTCTTTGCGGAGGCGGTTGAGCTCGGCGAGGATGGTTTCGGCTTTCATGGCGCGAGCAGTGTAGAGGAGTCGGCCCGCGGCGGGCCGAGCCCTCGATGACGCTCAGGCCTTCTGTCAGGCGGCGCGTCGGGTGAGGGCAGGCGCACAAGCGAGCGCGAAGAGGGCGCAAAGAACCGTAACGATTGCAGCGCCGGGGGGCCAGCTGAGCTCAAGGCTGACGAGCAGGCCGCCGAGGATGCCTACAAGCGCGGCCGCGGCGGCGAGCCATAGGACGGCGGCCCAGCGACGGCTGAGGCGAAGCGCGATCGCGCCCGGGAGCACGAGCATCGCGGTGGCGAGGACGGCGCCGGCGAGGCGCATGGCAGTGACGGTGGCGAGGCCGAGCAGGAACATCAGGAGGAGGTTCATGCGGCGGTCGCTCACGCCCAGGGCGCGGGCGACGGTGGGGTCGAAGCTCCAGAAGAGCAGCGGGCGGCGGGCGGCCCAGAGGGCGAGGAGGATGGCGGCGGTGACGGACCAGCCGATGGCGGCGTCGGTCCAGTTGACGGCCAGGAGGTCGCCGAAAAGGAAGCTCTCGACGTTGACGCGGCTGCGGGCAGCGCGCATGAGCACGATGCCGATGGCCATGGTGCCGACCAGGACGATGCCGATGGCGGTGTCGGACTCGGCCTGGCCGCGCTCGTTGAGGAACCCGATGAGGAGTGCGGACAGCAGGCAGAAGGCGAGCACGACGAGGAACTGGCCGACGGAGGCGGAGGGGGAGCCCGCGGCCGCAGCGGCGGCGAGGCCCATGACAGCGGCCAGGCCCATGCCGCCGAAGCCGGCGTGGCTGATGCCCTGGCCGATGAAGGCAAGGCGCTTGAGGACGACGAGCACGCTGAGGAGCGCGCAGAGCATGGCGACGGCGAGGCCGGTGACGACCACGGGCCAGAGGGCGCCGGCCATGTTGGCATCGGAGAAGTAGCGGAAGGTGTTCATCGCGCGGACTTCTCCACGCGGATGGTGACGGGGACTTGCGCGGGCTGGTGGTGGTGCGCGGGGTCGGTGCAGGCGGCGGCGCTGTGGGCGTCCACGTGGACGTCGCCAAAGATCGCGGCGACGTCGTGGCGGAAGACCTCGGCGAGCACGGCGGGGGTGAGGCCCTGCGGCGCTGCGTGGAAGTGCAGCGTACGGGACAGGCAGGCAACGCGGTCGCAGCCAGCGGCAACGGCGCGGATGTCGTGGCTGACGACCATGACGGTGAGCCTGAGGTCGTCGTGCAGGTGCTGGAGGAGCGATGCGAACTGCTGCTGGCCCACGGCGTCAATGCCGACGGTGGGCTCGTCGAGCAGCAGGAGCCTGGGGGCGGAGGCGAGGGCGCGGGCGATCAGGACGCGCTGGAGCTGGCCG is a genomic window containing:
- a CDS encoding metal ABC transporter permease — protein: MNTFRYFSDANMAGALWPVVVTGLAVAMLCALLSVLVVLKRLAFIGQGISHAGFGGMGLAAVMGLAAAAAAGSPSASVGQFLVVLAFCLLSALLIGFLNERGQAESDTAIGIVLVGTMAIGIVLMRAARSRVNVESFLFGDLLAVNWTDAAIGWSVTAAILLALWAARRPLLFWSFDPTVARALGVSDRRMNLLLMFLLGLATVTAMRLAGAVLATAMLVLPGAIALRLSRRWAAVLWLAAAAALVGILGGLLVSLELSWPPGAAIVTVLCALFALACAPALTRRAA